One window from the genome of Epinephelus moara isolate mb chromosome 5, YSFRI_EMoa_1.0, whole genome shotgun sequence encodes:
- the LOC126390696 gene encoding beta-2-glycoprotein 1-like, whose protein sequence is MAPTLALLVLCQLALYTTATSKKVCSRPLVTDGIDELTLKRVYEVGEEVTLTCEQGYLPSTANPRRMTCSATGEWTQSDLTCSPKMCPIPRPLQPLAMGRTEAPFKSVLNYTCDDGYVLLGANESRCLHDGTWSNQPPVCKAVNCPLPKPPAGGRIVHDKPVTGNTIMYGQGWTYECNRPKAPSYERGSCMADGSATEPPVCQDVSCTVPTGIPNGFITFAVMRQHGYKEKVKYACNDHYVLDGEAEIQCQNTGNWSSKPVCRAPCAVGIKRGRIFYNAKKIWIADLKPNRVLHGEHVAFYCLNKAERCGYPVASTCNDGTLPIPECFEEPGKVENTLRAKTLPSEIAMCAASPPASPTSSARPA, encoded by the exons ATGGCTCCGACGTTGGCTCTGTTGGTGCTTTGCCAGTTGGCTTTATACACAACTGCAACATCCAAGAAAG TATGTAGCCGACCTCTTGTAACTGACGGGATTGACGAGTTGACCCTTAAACGTGTGTACGAGGTTGGAGAAGAGGTGACCCTCACGTGTGAACAGGGGTACTTGCCTTCAACGGCGAACCCTCGAAGGATGACCTGCTCCGCCACTGGAGAATGGACACAGTCAGACCTGACGTGCTCCC CTAAGATGTGCCCAATCCCTAGACCTCTACAGCCATTAGCCATGGGGAGGACAGAAGCTCCGTTCAAGAGCGTGCTGAACTACACATGTGATGACGG GTACGTCTTGCTAGGAGCCAATGAGAGCAGGTGTTTACATGATGGCACCTGGAGCAATCAACCACCCGTCTGCAAAG CTGTGAACTGTCCGCTGCCTAAGCCACCTGCAGGTGGAAGAATTGTTCATGATAAGCCAGTTACTGGAAACACCATCATGTATGGGCAAGGCTGGACATACGAGTGTAACCGACCGAAGGCACCAAGTTATGAGAGGGGATCCTGTATGGCTGACGGAAGTGCGACTGAGCCACCGGTGTGCCAAG ATGTGAGCTGCACCGTCCCAACAGGCATACCAAACGGCTTCATCACCTTTGCTGTGATGAGACAACATGGCTACAAGGAGAAGGTTAAGTACGCCTGCAATGATCATTATGTTCTGGATGGTGAGGCGGAGATACAGTGCCAAAACACAGGAAACTGGTCTTCCAAGCCAGTCTGCAGAG CTCCCTGCGCAGTTGGCATCAAAAGAGGCCGTATCTTCTACAATGCCAAGAAGATCTGGATTGCAGACTTGAAACCCAACAGAGTCCTCCATGGAGAACATGTTGCCTTCTATTGTCTGAACAAAGCTGAGAGGTGTGGCTACCCTGTGGCTAGCACCTGTAATGATGGAACCCTCCCCATCCCAGAGTGCTTTGAGG AGCCAGGCAAGGTGGAGAACACGTTAAGGGCCAAAACCCTTCCATCAGAAATCGCAATGTGTGCTGCTTCACCCCCTGCAAGCCCCACAAGCTCTGCAAGACCTGCATAA